Proteins from a single region of Zavarzinella sp.:
- a CDS encoding ABC transporter permease subunit: protein MPFTLKYRAGSTDRSGPWAGTLAIARTSFAMLTRRRMFWVLFIISMLIFTFYFFAQYLQVFLEQRVSATEIRTGGIFGRMMKPDIAVKLLRDALHMNGTTDTYGDFIWTEGYIAVIILAFAGSILIGSDFQHNSLPFYLSKPIGRRHYVFGKVLAVGVVINCMTTLPALVLFIQYGFIDTWRYYIKEFRLALGIIAYGSAITVVLSLLLIMVATWVRRTVPIVLIWTAMFVLSRLIQRWLVDGLELSPRWRLIDVWNNLYLFGMWCMGHPHSKIRPTDDPQPAYWEATAVLVGITLFSIWYLQRRVRAVEVIR from the coding sequence ATGCCATTTACGTTGAAATATCGTGCCGGGTCTACAGACCGTTCCGGTCCCTGGGCTGGCACGCTGGCCATTGCCCGCACCTCGTTCGCGATGCTGACACGCAGAAGAATGTTCTGGGTGCTGTTCATCATCAGCATGCTCATCTTCACTTTTTATTTCTTTGCCCAGTATCTGCAGGTCTTTCTGGAACAACGGGTTTCTGCCACCGAAATACGCACCGGTGGGATCTTTGGCAGAATGATGAAGCCGGACATTGCCGTGAAATTATTGCGGGATGCCCTGCACATGAACGGCACCACCGATACGTATGGCGATTTCATCTGGACTGAAGGCTATATTGCGGTCATTATCCTGGCCTTTGCAGGTTCTATCCTGATCGGCAGCGATTTTCAGCATAACAGCTTGCCGTTTTATCTGTCGAAACCAATCGGCCGCAGGCATTATGTCTTTGGCAAAGTTCTGGCCGTTGGTGTGGTGATCAACTGCATGACCACCCTTCCCGCACTGGTGTTGTTTATCCAGTACGGCTTTATCGATACCTGGCGTTACTACATCAAGGAATTTCGCCTGGCACTGGGCATCATTGCCTATGGCAGCGCCATTACTGTGGTTCTCAGCCTGCTGCTGATCATGGTTGCCACGTGGGTCAGGCGAACAGTGCCAATCGTCCTGATCTGGACTGCAATGTTTGTGCTGTCTCGACTGATTCAACGCTGGCTGGTGGATGGACTGGAACTTTCCCCGCGCTGGCGACTGATCGATGTCTGGAATAATCTGTACCTCTTCGGCATGTGGTGCATGGGGCACCCGCACAGTAAGATCCGCCCCACGGACGATCCCCAGCCTGCCTACTGGGAAGCCACCGCAGTTCTGGTGGGCATCACACTCTTTTCCATCTGGTATCTGCAACGCCGCGTGCGTGCGGTGGAGGTCATTCGCTGA
- a CDS encoding serine/threonine-protein kinase has protein sequence MFEESELKRTMLGFADDHDPEKPKDELAPFRRYLQPGAPGSMGQISHFQILKVVGQGGFGTVVQARDLKLDRLVAIKMLDPRLAVTSAPRKYFLREARCAAKISHPNVVQIFAVEDSPTPYMVMEYIEGETLQDRLDRDGPLTVEQGIDIGRQVASGLEAAHQYGLIHRDIKPANILIEKKSEKVKITDFGVARAVDDASLTQSGAIIGTPMYMSPEQADGDAVDHRSDLFSLGSVLYTIFSGRPPFRAGNQFAVLKRVTEDRPRNILEVNPDLPEFISHLVNRLHEKNPQDRFQSAKQVLEALQTMKVEPTDTKKPKQPLSKWWYLVPCCCIIMVLSIIIAVQSDKHQPVVIAGQDSKNPPADKVEVPATPAPVEINGATVTAKPVFKNQKRKYLYDAPPYLNKTYQSSIVERVIFEEVSAGNWRSEVLILDAANLSNLIGNEFLGNYKTITDESGELQLQSFDRSSPSVKITDHGYHYFRLYPNIRNYDGVPSPEKGWWELIKKGSWVSAKPG, from the coding sequence ATGTTTGAAGAATCAGAATTGAAACGGACCATGTTAGGCTTTGCTGATGATCATGATCCGGAAAAGCCAAAGGACGAGTTAGCGCCATTCCGGCGTTATCTGCAGCCTGGAGCACCAGGGAGCATGGGGCAGATTTCGCACTTTCAGATTCTGAAAGTGGTGGGACAGGGCGGCTTTGGCACAGTGGTGCAGGCACGCGATCTGAAACTGGATCGCCTGGTGGCCATTAAGATGCTGGACCCACGGCTGGCAGTGACATCGGCCCCACGAAAGTACTTTCTGCGGGAAGCCCGCTGTGCGGCAAAAATCTCCCACCCCAACGTGGTGCAGATTTTTGCGGTGGAAGATTCCCCCACGCCCTACATGGTGATGGAATACATCGAAGGGGAAACACTTCAGGATCGTCTCGACCGCGATGGCCCACTGACGGTGGAGCAGGGAATTGACATCGGTCGGCAGGTGGCATCGGGACTCGAGGCAGCCCACCAGTATGGGTTGATTCACCGCGACATCAAACCAGCTAACATTCTGATCGAAAAAAAGAGCGAAAAAGTAAAAATCACCGATTTCGGAGTTGCCCGAGCGGTGGATGATGCCAGTCTCACCCAGAGTGGGGCCATTATTGGCACACCAATGTATATGTCGCCGGAACAGGCTGATGGCGATGCCGTTGACCATCGTTCCGATCTTTTCAGCCTGGGCAGTGTTCTGTACACGATCTTTTCAGGCAGGCCACCGTTTCGAGCCGGCAATCAATTTGCCGTGTTGAAAAGAGTCACCGAAGATCGCCCACGGAATATTCTGGAGGTAAATCCGGATTTACCCGAATTCATCAGCCACCTGGTCAATCGACTGCATGAGAAAAACCCACAGGATCGCTTTCAATCGGCAAAGCAGGTACTGGAAGCCTTGCAGACGATGAAGGTGGAGCCCACGGATACCAAAAAACCAAAACAGCCACTTTCAAAATGGTGGTACCTGGTTCCATGTTGTTGCATCATCATGGTGCTATCCATCATCATTGCGGTACAATCAGACAAACACCAACCGGTTGTGATTGCGGGACAGGATTCAAAGAATCCACCAGCCGATAAAGTAGAAGTGCCTGCAACACCCGCACCAGTTGAAATCAATGGGGCAACTGTTACGGCAAAACCTGTTTTCAAAAATCAAAAGCGAAAATATCTTTATGACGCACCGCCTTATCTGAATAAGACCTATCAATCAAGCATTGTGGAACGTGTCATTTTTGAAGAAGTAAGTGCTGGTAATTGGCGTAGTGAAGTGCTAATATTAGATGCCGCCAATTTAAGTAATCTCATTGGTAATGAGTTTCTGGGAAATTACAAGACAATCACCGATGAGAGCGGTGAATTGCAACTTCAATCATTCGATCGCAGCAGCCCATCGGTAAAAATTACAGACCACGGATATCACTACTTTCGGCTCTATCCCAACATCAGGAATTACGATGGGGTTCCTTCACCGGAAAAAGGCTGGTGGGAACTGATTAAGAAAGGATCATGGGTATCAGCTAAGCCTGGGTAG
- a CDS encoding ABC transporter ATP-binding protein has protein sequence MVAQPVLSFDRVSKWYGPVIGLNEVSLELHHGITGLVGPNGAGKSTLIRLATGQIQPSMGTVLVQGVPAWNWQAKQLIGYCPDHDSFFEDISGRSFVLAMARLNGFRKQEARTRTEEVLQRVTMGDRADRKIRGYSKGMRQRIKLAVALLNNPPLLVLDEPLSGIDPVGRQEMLQLFRTLADEGRCLLISSHELEELEKLTEQMAILTRSRLAAFGTMDVIRAQLNDQPLTLRIDTPSPRDLAGILIHWPEVVSIECPIEADRCIVRVHQTNRFLEQLTQEIARTGHPITRLEPLDDSTQAVLEYLLDGK, from the coding sequence ATGGTGGCCCAGCCAGTCCTGAGCTTTGACCGTGTTTCCAAGTGGTATGGGCCTGTTATCGGGCTGAATGAAGTTTCGTTGGAATTACACCACGGCATTACTGGTCTGGTGGGGCCCAACGGTGCTGGAAAAAGTACCCTGATTCGACTGGCGACAGGCCAGATTCAACCCAGCATGGGGACCGTGCTGGTGCAGGGTGTGCCAGCCTGGAACTGGCAGGCCAAACAACTGATCGGCTACTGTCCGGATCACGATTCCTTTTTTGAAGATATTTCTGGACGGTCATTTGTACTGGCGATGGCACGCCTGAACGGTTTCCGCAAACAGGAAGCACGCACCCGCACGGAAGAGGTGCTGCAGCGGGTGACCATGGGGGATCGTGCAGACCGCAAAATCCGTGGCTACTCCAAAGGGATGCGGCAACGTATTAAACTGGCCGTGGCACTGCTGAACAACCCACCGTTACTGGTGCTGGATGAGCCATTATCCGGGATTGATCCGGTGGGGAGGCAGGAAATGCTGCAACTGTTCCGCACCCTGGCCGATGAAGGGCGGTGCCTGCTGATTTCCAGCCACGAACTGGAAGAACTGGAAAAACTGACGGAACAGATGGCAATTTTAACCCGCAGTCGCCTGGCTGCATTCGGGACAATGGATGTCATCCGTGCTCAGTTGAACGACCAACCGTTAACCTTGCGAATTGATACCCCCAGCCCACGTGACTTGGCGGGTATTCTGATCCATTGGCCCGAAGTAGTATCGATTGAATGCCCCATCGAAGCAGATCGGTGCATCGTGCGTGTCCACCAGACCAATCGCTTTCTGGAACAGTTGACACAGGAAATTGCTCGCACTGGCCATCCAATAACCCGTCTGGAACCACTGGACGACAGCACCCAGGCGGTGCTGGAATATCTGCTGGATGGAAAATAA
- a CDS encoding AIR synthase-related protein: protein MFCFAPPDYPPQDLPPGTLHPRRTMMGVVAGVRDYGNRMGIPTVNGAVLFDERYLANPLVYCGTVGVIPADRMHKAAQVGDYIVAVGGRTGRDGIHGATFSSLELTAESDSVSGGAVQIGNAITEKMVLDVILKARDLNLYHAITDCGAGGFSSAVGEMGADLGARVDLDQAPLKYSGLSYTEIWISESQERMVLAVPPKNWDALRYLCAEEGVEATVIGVFEDTKHLRLYYQQQLVGDIDMDFLHDGRPDVVRSATWKESQQVPFDETLPHSHIEILKKALADYSTCSKEWIIRQYDHEVQGGSVVKPLTGVKNDGPSDAAVVMPQLGNWKGLAVGNGINPWYGDLDPYWMAAAVIDEAIRNVVAVGADPSRIAILDNFCWGNTNDPVILGSLVRAAIACKEVALAYNTPFISGKDSLMNEYQSADRRISIPGTLLISSLGQVADVRKCVTMDAKAPGNLIYQIGETHDHLGASLLSRVLNKTGGLVPQVDLSLAPTLYQAVHRAISSGLIRSCHDLSEGGLAVALAEMAFAGGVGIDIDQLQAIEPNMSDVVLLYSETPSRFVVEVEPGQQQQFETVFTGLPYTLIGKTTKEARLRIADHRGEWLLWATLSELKENWQAPLRW, encoded by the coding sequence GTGTTCTGTTTTGCTCCGCCCGACTATCCACCACAGGATTTACCCCCGGGAACATTGCACCCACGACGCACGATGATGGGCGTGGTGGCGGGTGTTCGCGATTACGGCAACCGGATGGGTATCCCCACCGTCAATGGTGCGGTGCTGTTCGACGAACGATATCTGGCGAATCCTCTCGTTTACTGTGGCACGGTGGGGGTCATTCCTGCTGATCGGATGCACAAAGCAGCCCAGGTGGGCGACTATATTGTGGCAGTGGGTGGCCGCACCGGTCGCGATGGGATCCACGGTGCCACCTTTTCATCGCTGGAACTGACGGCAGAGTCCGATAGCGTCAGTGGTGGTGCAGTGCAGATTGGCAACGCCATCACCGAAAAGATGGTGCTGGACGTCATTCTGAAAGCCCGCGACCTGAATCTGTACCACGCGATTACCGATTGCGGTGCGGGTGGTTTTTCTTCCGCTGTGGGCGAAATGGGGGCCGATCTGGGTGCCCGCGTCGATCTGGATCAGGCACCTCTGAAGTATTCCGGCCTGAGCTATACCGAAATCTGGATCTCCGAATCACAGGAACGGATGGTGCTGGCTGTCCCACCGAAAAACTGGGATGCTCTGCGTTATTTGTGTGCGGAAGAAGGGGTGGAGGCCACCGTGATTGGTGTGTTTGAAGATACCAAACACCTTCGCCTGTACTACCAGCAGCAACTGGTGGGCGATATCGACATGGATTTCCTGCACGATGGCCGCCCCGATGTGGTGCGATCTGCCACCTGGAAAGAAAGCCAGCAGGTGCCATTCGATGAAACATTGCCGCATTCACATATTGAAATATTGAAGAAGGCGTTGGCCGATTACAGCACCTGTTCCAAGGAATGGATTATCCGCCAGTACGACCACGAAGTGCAGGGCGGCAGTGTGGTAAAACCACTGACGGGTGTGAAGAACGATGGCCCATCTGATGCTGCGGTGGTGATGCCACAACTCGGCAATTGGAAGGGACTTGCGGTGGGCAATGGCATCAACCCGTGGTACGGCGACCTGGACCCTTACTGGATGGCTGCAGCCGTCATTGACGAAGCAATTCGCAATGTTGTAGCAGTGGGGGCCGATCCCAGCCGCATTGCGATTCTGGATAATTTCTGCTGGGGAAATACCAACGACCCGGTGATTCTTGGTTCGCTGGTGCGTGCAGCAATTGCCTGTAAAGAAGTCGCACTGGCTTACAATACCCCCTTCATCAGTGGGAAAGACTCGTTAATGAACGAGTATCAGTCGGCGGATCGTCGCATTTCTATCCCCGGCACACTGCTGATTTCTTCGCTGGGTCAGGTCGCAGATGTGCGGAAGTGCGTGACGATGGATGCCAAGGCACCTGGTAACCTGATTTACCAGATTGGTGAAACCCACGACCACCTGGGGGCTTCCCTGCTGTCGCGGGTGCTGAACAAAACCGGCGGCCTGGTGCCACAGGTCGATTTGTCTCTGGCACCCACGTTATATCAGGCGGTGCATCGGGCAATTTCCAGTGGCCTGATTCGCTCGTGCCACGATCTGTCGGAAGGTGGGTTAGCGGTGGCACTGGCAGAAATGGCATTTGCGGGTGGCGTGGGGATCGACATCGATCAACTGCAGGCCATTGAGCCCAACATGTCCGATGTGGTGCTGCTCTATTCCGAAACACCCAGCCGCTTTGTGGTGGAGGTAGAACCAGGTCAGCAGCAACAGTTTGAAACAGTATTTACGGGGCTGCCTTACACCCTGATTGGTAAAACCACCAAAGAAGCCCGCTTGCGAATTGCCGATCATCGTGGGGAATGGCTGTTGTGGGCAACACTTTCGGAATTGAAAGAAAACTGGCAGGCCCCACTGCGTTGGTAA
- a CDS encoding helicase-associated domain-containing protein, with the protein MGKDSPASYGKNPYPNEMEQDANQDRVESILGAYREDLLRTVAQKLIKPRSLWPVEELIARCKETLNNPPMLDRRLKELPPHAQELLAFLARFRSNNWGTYQLIRLSQLLFEEQSLETAIILLDHGLLLPLVQQQVVPVASWKTLLESPAHQIQLWLPPPVRDRAIRMPAPNLPKVGQAVVGQPHPVRDGFDWMLAAASVWAMLQESRFKKTTTGSLYKRDWNILDNDPVIQALAVESQGSLPEAGWIALHMARHLDLLTEIEQEFHPKGFGSHWQESSSQMIARILEALSFLTSWDPLKGFTEENLTHVGWELILTLVLLSYQEHDTWLSAQQIQEILDQREYDALTPAWYEALLLGLGASTGLVEWMEADAQKWFQLSELGRKLVMFGPMPGGEPQTTQPLVVQPNGAIILYRQGLTPELISKLTRMAKWQTVGPACTLELTSNSVYHGLEAGLTQLEMHRVLKNGTTYPVPENVLHLIDSWAGQRDRIAVYDNATLLEFSHPSELEAALEQGLISVRLSDRFGITTTEPDYSRLRLLGNRDYGTKTPQCVVFDSDGVTFTVLPTSDLLLEAELLRLAVPMENRGNDRIFRMTPAIVQQFRAGGGKLEELEQWSKERTGHDIPPAVKVFFNASDDPLITCRTMMVVSVPDSTTAEGLLQWPETKRWISERLGPTSFAVSREFLQPFQETLATLGITCQEITSEIGS; encoded by the coding sequence GTGGGAAAGGATTCTCCTGCATCATACGGCAAAAATCCGTATCCTAATGAGATGGAACAGGATGCTAATCAAGACCGTGTGGAATCAATTCTTGGTGCCTATCGTGAAGATTTACTCCGCACGGTGGCCCAGAAACTCATTAAACCACGCTCCCTCTGGCCGGTGGAAGAGCTGATTGCGCGGTGTAAAGAAACACTGAACAATCCGCCGATGCTCGATCGCCGGTTGAAGGAATTACCCCCGCACGCTCAAGAGTTGCTGGCCTTTCTGGCCCGCTTTCGTTCGAATAACTGGGGAACTTATCAATTAATCCGGCTCAGCCAGTTGCTGTTCGAAGAACAGTCACTGGAAACTGCCATTATCCTGCTGGATCATGGTTTACTGCTGCCATTGGTACAACAGCAGGTGGTGCCCGTTGCCAGTTGGAAGACGCTGCTGGAATCGCCTGCACACCAGATTCAGCTATGGTTGCCCCCACCGGTGCGTGATCGCGCGATCCGGATGCCCGCACCCAACCTGCCGAAAGTGGGGCAAGCCGTTGTGGGCCAGCCCCACCCGGTGCGGGATGGTTTCGACTGGATGCTTGCCGCAGCTTCTGTATGGGCAATGCTGCAGGAATCCCGTTTCAAAAAGACCACCACGGGAAGTCTGTACAAACGCGATTGGAATATTCTTGATAACGACCCTGTTATCCAGGCGTTGGCAGTTGAATCTCAGGGCAGTTTGCCGGAAGCTGGCTGGATTGCCCTGCACATGGCCAGACACCTCGACCTGCTGACCGAAATTGAACAGGAATTCCACCCGAAAGGTTTTGGCAGTCATTGGCAGGAATCTTCCAGTCAAATGATTGCAAGAATATTAGAGGCGTTATCTTTCCTCACCTCGTGGGATCCCTTAAAAGGTTTCACCGAAGAGAATCTCACCCACGTGGGCTGGGAATTAATTCTAACACTTGTGCTATTGTCATACCAAGAGCACGATACCTGGCTCTCCGCACAGCAGATTCAGGAAATCCTCGATCAGCGTGAATACGACGCGCTGACCCCAGCGTGGTATGAGGCATTGCTGCTGGGTCTGGGTGCCTCCACCGGACTGGTGGAATGGATGGAAGCGGATGCACAAAAGTGGTTTCAGTTAAGCGAACTGGGCCGCAAGCTGGTGATGTTCGGCCCCATGCCAGGTGGGGAACCACAGACGACCCAGCCACTGGTGGTGCAGCCGAACGGTGCCATCATCCTCTACAGGCAAGGGCTGACGCCGGAGCTGATTTCGAAATTGACCCGCATGGCCAAATGGCAAACGGTGGGGCCGGCGTGCACACTTGAATTAACTTCCAACAGCGTGTACCACGGTCTGGAAGCGGGGCTGACCCAACTGGAAATGCACCGCGTGCTGAAAAATGGCACCACTTATCCTGTTCCGGAAAATGTGCTGCACCTGATTGACAGTTGGGCTGGGCAACGCGATCGGATTGCCGTCTATGATAATGCCACTTTATTAGAATTTTCTCATCCAAGTGAGCTGGAAGCAGCACTGGAGCAGGGTCTGATATCTGTTCGATTGTCAGATCGTTTTGGAATTACCACCACCGAACCGGATTATTCCCGCCTGCGTCTGCTGGGGAATCGGGATTATGGCACCAAAACACCGCAGTGCGTGGTGTTTGATTCGGATGGCGTGACCTTCACTGTGCTGCCCACATCTGATTTATTGCTGGAAGCAGAACTGCTGCGTCTGGCGGTGCCGATGGAGAATCGTGGCAATGACCGAATCTTTCGGATGACGCCTGCCATCGTCCAGCAGTTTCGTGCGGGTGGGGGCAAACTGGAAGAACTGGAACAGTGGTCGAAGGAACGCACCGGACACGATATTCCACCAGCGGTAAAAGTGTTCTTCAATGCCAGTGATGACCCACTGATTACGTGCCGCACCATGATGGTGGTGTCGGTACCGGACAGCACCACAGCGGAAGGATTGTTGCAGTGGCCGGAAACAAAACGCTGGATCAGTGAGCGTTTGGGCCCCACCAGTTTTGCTGTGAGCAGAGAATTCCTGCAGCCATTTCAAGAAACTTTAGCCACCCTGGGCATTACGTGCCAGGAAATTACCAGCGAAATCGGGTCCTGA
- a CDS encoding serine/threonine-protein kinase: MDDITDEKRTLLVGMPGDQQGNSSVDELAPFRRYLQPGAPGSIGQISHFQIMKVVGQGGFGTVVLARDLKLDRLVAIKMLDPRLAVTSAPRKYFLREARCAAKISHPNVVQIFAVEESPTPYLVMEYIEGETLQDKLDREGPLPVDQGIEIGQQIAAGLEAAHQYGLIHRDIKPANIMIERSSNRVKITDFGVARTVDDASLTQSGAVVGTPMYMSPEQANGDPVDHRSDLFSLGSVLYTVLSGRPPFRANTQMAVLKRVVEDRPRCIKEVNPDLPDFVCQLVDRLHEKSPVQRFQTAKEVVDAIKNFHVVPKVVDDRAKRTPPWYLIPVCVAIICVSVVSVLLMGDRSPKVSANTEPSGVQPPNNFPEQHLPPPHPPFGPHPKMHLPPPPEHRGYHQEDFLEWKARVHKLPPMQQLEAVYKRLEDTNPGMNPKNLAVMQIYKDGIDRDAKVIEVRIRSSKIHDASPLQGFPHLKKLFIDPTPGEQSAITTLNSFRGMQVEQLELAYTKVDDLSPIADLPLVTLGIFGGNVQDLSPVRQMKSLKALHMNNHPFKSLEPLRGLPLEALSIWSFRGDTLEPLRGMPLTYLNAGDSLVTDLSPLEGMKLEFLCMNHAKVYDLEPLRGMPLKELLIQNTAVRDISVVKGMTLRKLACNDSPITDLSPAHGIPIRVLHANLEFPRDREFLLSLKVLESINEKTVQEFFTANQLK; the protein is encoded by the coding sequence ATGGATGATATCACTGATGAAAAACGGACACTACTGGTTGGAATGCCTGGTGATCAGCAGGGAAATTCATCTGTCGATGAACTGGCACCATTCCGTCGCTACCTGCAGCCAGGTGCCCCCGGGAGTATTGGACAGATTTCCCACTTTCAGATCATGAAAGTGGTGGGTCAAGGCGGCTTTGGCACAGTGGTGCTGGCCCGCGACCTGAAACTGGATCGGCTGGTAGCGATCAAGATGCTCGATCCCCGTCTGGCGGTCACTTCGGCCCCACGAAAATACTTTCTGCGTGAAGCCCGCTGTGCGGCAAAAATTTCCCACCCGAACGTAGTGCAGATTTTTGCTGTTGAAGAATCTCCTACTCCGTATCTGGTGATGGAATATATCGAGGGGGAAACACTTCAGGATAAACTGGATCGCGAAGGGCCATTACCAGTCGATCAGGGGATCGAAATCGGTCAACAGATTGCCGCAGGCCTGGAAGCAGCCCACCAGTATGGTTTGATCCATCGCGATATCAAACCAGCAAACATCATGATCGAACGGAGCAGCAATCGCGTCAAAATTACTGATTTTGGCGTTGCACGCACCGTGGATGATGCCAGCCTGACCCAAAGTGGTGCTGTGGTGGGCACACCGATGTATATGTCGCCAGAACAGGCAAATGGTGATCCTGTCGATCATCGCTCAGACCTCTTCAGCCTTGGCAGTGTGCTTTACACCGTGCTGTCTGGCCGTCCGCCATTTCGGGCAAATACTCAAATGGCTGTGCTGAAGCGAGTGGTAGAGGATCGCCCGCGTTGCATCAAAGAGGTCAATCCCGATTTGCCTGATTTTGTCTGCCAGTTGGTGGATCGACTTCATGAAAAATCCCCAGTTCAGCGTTTTCAGACGGCCAAAGAAGTGGTAGATGCGATCAAAAATTTCCACGTGGTGCCAAAAGTGGTAGATGATCGGGCAAAACGGACCCCACCGTGGTATCTGATTCCCGTATGTGTGGCAATTATCTGTGTCAGTGTGGTTTCGGTTCTGCTGATGGGTGATCGCAGCCCAAAGGTATCTGCAAACACCGAACCAAGTGGGGTACAACCACCAAACAATTTCCCGGAACAGCATTTGCCCCCACCACATCCACCGTTTGGCCCCCACCCAAAAATGCATTTGCCGCCACCGCCGGAGCACCGGGGTTATCATCAGGAAGATTTCCTGGAATGGAAAGCACGTGTCCACAAGTTACCACCTATGCAGCAACTGGAAGCGGTTTATAAACGATTAGAAGATACGAATCCGGGAATGAATCCCAAGAATCTCGCTGTTATGCAAATCTACAAGGATGGTATCGACAGAGATGCGAAAGTTATCGAAGTGCGGATCCGTTCTTCAAAAATTCATGACGCTTCGCCTTTACAGGGTTTTCCACACCTTAAAAAACTATTCATTGATCCGACTCCAGGTGAACAATCTGCAATTACCACTTTGAATAGTTTTCGCGGTATGCAGGTAGAACAATTGGAATTGGCATACACGAAAGTGGATGATCTATCACCAATTGCAGATTTACCGCTTGTGACACTGGGTATCTTTGGTGGTAATGTTCAGGATTTATCCCCCGTGCGGCAGATGAAATCACTGAAAGCATTGCATATGAACAACCACCCGTTCAAAAGTTTGGAGCCATTACGTGGTTTGCCGCTGGAAGCGTTGAGTATCTGGTCGTTTCGGGGTGACACGCTGGAGCCACTGCGCGGGATGCCTTTAACCTATTTGAATGCTGGTGACAGTCTTGTGACGGATTTGTCGCCGCTGGAAGGGATGAAATTAGAATTTCTGTGCATGAACCATGCGAAGGTTTACGACCTTGAACCACTCCGTGGCATGCCTTTGAAAGAGTTGTTGATCCAAAATACTGCTGTCAGAGATATATCCGTTGTGAAAGGCATGACATTGCGCAAATTGGCTTGTAATGATTCTCCAATTACTGATTTATCTCCTGCACATGGAATACCGATTCGAGTGCTGCATGCGAACTTGGAATTCCCTCGGGATCGGGAGTTCCTGCTAAGCCTGAAAGTACTGGAATCAATCAACGAAAAAACGGTACAAGAGTTTTTCACTGCGAATCAACTCAAATAA
- a CDS encoding CBS domain-containing protein: MICPSCGYANIPGADTCEKCQFSLAPLDLPSGVDLVEEAFLTETVSSLKVREPVIVHEDALLGIALDRMVAEKVGAVLVTDSEGKLAGIVTERDFLIKVVGKLLDYNRLPLRHFMQPAPETVTMNDTVALALRKMDVGNYRHLPVVDEENRPLGLLTARDAVRHITKLCEMIP, translated from the coding sequence ATGATTTGTCCTTCTTGTGGCTATGCCAACATCCCCGGCGCTGATACTTGTGAAAAATGTCAGTTTTCGCTCGCACCCCTGGATCTGCCCAGTGGGGTGGATCTGGTGGAAGAGGCCTTTCTCACCGAAACAGTCAGTTCCCTCAAAGTGCGAGAACCAGTGATTGTGCATGAAGACGCACTGTTGGGCATTGCACTCGACCGCATGGTTGCTGAGAAAGTTGGTGCGGTGCTGGTGACCGATTCAGAAGGCAAACTGGCCGGAATTGTCACCGAGCGGGATTTTCTCATTAAAGTAGTGGGCAAATTGCTCGATTACAACCGCTTACCATTGCGACACTTTATGCAGCCCGCACCTGAAACGGTGACCATGAACGATACTGTGGCACTTGCACTGCGAAAAATGGACGTGGGGAATTATCGCCACTTACCCGTCGTGGACGAGGAAAATCGCCCACTTGGCCTGTTGACCGCACGCGATGCTGTGCGGCACATCACCAAACTTTGTGAAATGATTCCTTGA
- a CDS encoding prephenate dehydrogenase/arogenate dehydrogenase family protein produces MDIRSVAIVGVGLLGGSIGLAIRNRFPHVDVLGIGRSRERLDVAVQCGSISRYLVQPTSQPIPADLVVICSPVDTIAEHAVAIERNSPQPILITDVGSTKASIARMAVSAPCPRFVPAHPMAGSEKQGVEHALAGLFQDRLCLVTPTPINSAELIAKTNQFWQHLGCRIEIMTPEEHDRVLARTSHAPHMVATAMVQALPTAMHLCVGSGFRDTTRLAAGDPTIWRAICDDNATEIGGALAELITELTHLKQLIEEKNPTAVGDYLESAKKVRDDLGS; encoded by the coding sequence ATGGATATTCGTTCTGTCGCCATTGTGGGCGTGGGGCTGTTGGGTGGTTCCATCGGTCTTGCCATCCGCAACCGTTTCCCCCACGTGGATGTACTGGGTATTGGTCGTTCGCGCGAACGCTTAGACGTTGCTGTGCAGTGTGGGTCAATCAGTCGTTACCTCGTTCAACCCACCAGTCAGCCGATACCTGCCGATCTGGTGGTGATCTGCTCTCCCGTGGATACAATCGCCGAACATGCAGTTGCGATTGAACGGAACAGCCCCCAACCAATTCTGATTACCGATGTCGGCAGCACCAAAGCCTCCATTGCCCGCATGGCAGTGAGTGCACCCTGCCCGCGATTTGTGCCTGCCCACCCGATGGCTGGGTCGGAAAAGCAGGGTGTGGAACATGCACTGGCGGGCCTGTTTCAGGATCGATTGTGTCTGGTGACCCCCACACCGATCAATTCGGCCGAATTGATCGCCAAAACCAATCAATTCTGGCAGCATCTGGGCTGCCGGATCGAAATCATGACGCCGGAAGAGCACGATCGCGTGCTGGCACGGACCAGCCATGCACCCCACATGGTGGCGACAGCGATGGTGCAGGCGTTACCCACAGCAATGCATCTGTGCGTGGGCAGTGGTTTTCGCGACACCACCCGGCTGGCAGCAGGAGACCCCACCATTTGGCGGGCAATCTGCGACGATAATGCGACCGAAATTGGTGGGGCATTAGCAGAACTGATTACTGAATTAACTCATTTAAAACAGCTCATTGAAGAGAAAAACCCCACCGCTGTGGGGGACTACCTGGAAAGTGCAAAGAAGGTGCGTGATGATTTGGGAAGTTGA